In Vidua chalybeata isolate OUT-0048 chromosome 4, bVidCha1 merged haplotype, whole genome shotgun sequence, the genomic window atttcaaGTTTCTACTAATTTCTCCACAAGGGATACACACACTGTACTTTTCATCAGGATTAGTGGATAGAGATCATCAAGCTGCCCAGTAATAACTGTACAGCTATTTCTTATTAATTCATTCTTAGGTACACTTTCACCTTGGGGACCACCTGACCCATACTCTTGGGAGGGACAAAGCAAAAGCCAAAGCAACTTGAGTTGCTTACTGTGGAATTAAAAACTCACTGTATCCCACCTCAGTTTTCCATACCACTGCTTCAGGGGTAAGAGGATCTgccatttcccaggaaaagtaCTGCCTCAGAGGTTTCAAGCAACCTACCCAGCACTGTGCAGAGGATTTAAGAGAACTTGCACATCCCCCTCCTCTAGACAAAGTCTCTCTGCTGTCTGTtttcagcaaagcaaaagccTCCACGGTCCAGAGCTTACCAGGGAGTAATTTTTCTCTTGGAACAGGATATATGTGACCTCCTCTGAGGGAGAAAGGGCTCTAGCACATTTCCAAGGAGATGCTTCTTTCTGAGCCTTAGATTCAGATGTGGGGAATGTGTCGGTCTGAGTGAGATAAAGCAGAATTAGATGAATTGTATCCCAGTGACAACCCACTGATCACCCTCCCATTTTCTGACAAAGTAACACTAACAAAAAACCATTCATCTCTCTGGAGGTCGGTTTTGACCCACAACTCCatgttctcaaaaaaaaaaaaagaagggagggaaaattaAAGCAAGGAGGGAATCCAGATGGACACTCACATGTTCCCACCTTACTAAAATGAGCATGGCATCATCCAAGGAACTTGGAAAAGAACACCAGCCAGAACAGAGTGCCCAGGCCAACACATTGTCTTAGGTAGTCCTCATTCCATGTGAAACTATTCCATCAGAACAAACTGTGGCATGCAATCTGCATGGGACACTTCTCAATTTGAGCTAAACTGTCTCAACATAGACTCCCTGAAAACAACTAAAAAACTCTACACGCTTTTGGTTCCCCTCACTGGatcacagtatttttttgtgAAACAGAAGGACAACTCCATGGAGTCCAATAGCTGCAGAACAAATCCCATCATTAAGGCTCCTGCCCAGGAGAAGACACTTGAGTTCATCATACCTGCAAACCATTTGCTTGGCAGAAGTCCTTAATTTCAGCCAGGAGAGGCACCAACATGGTGGACTTGGCTTCAGACACACCATCAATTTTCTTCAGGTTCTCGATGCTCGTAGGCCTGGTTTAGGATGAAGAATGCGACAGCATAAGACAGTCCCAAAATACTGTTGCCTTTTAGTAGCTGGAGGAGGCACTTCAGATGCCTCCACTCCCCCAACAGAAGCAGGAAAGGGATTTGTGACTTGGCTTGCAAGCTCCCCGCTTTGTGCAAGCTCCCCGCTTTGTACAACACGTCTGCATGCTGGCTTTACCTTATCCGGGCCATCTCCACCAGGATCTTATTGGTTGCCAAGACAGCTGGAGGAATTTCCTTCTCATTAGCTACCTTCTGTCTAGCAGTCAGCAGCTTGCCATACAGAGcagtctgggaaggaaggagccaAATTCTCAGGAAGCAGCTCTACCTCACTCATAGGTATGATTTATGTTACAAGAGCAAAAGTTATCACCTCCCTGATCTTCTCGATAATACACAAAACACCTACCATCCATTAACCCCTCCTCATGTATTTCAGTCCTATTCTGGGACCTCTGTTCAAAACAGCTCAGTAATTTTAAGAGCTGCCCAAACACCGAACAACTGTGGTGTGCAGGCTGACTGCAATTCAGAGATatcctccctgtcccagaaAAGCTTACCTCTAGTTCTTTTTCTGGGGATGAAACACCTGGTCCTTGGGACTTGAAAGGAGATTTCAGTGGTGAGCGCCCTGAAACACTAACAAAAAATCATGTGTGAAGCAAGCCTTGCTTTAGATCAGTTTATTCAGGGACTTGGTTCAAGGCCCAACTTATTTTGCCAGCTCTGCACCCAGACAGGACTGGAGCTGGTTGGGGTACAACCAGCAGTATCCAAACTCCCACTGAGTCCACGAGCTCAGGGACATCCACCCTTGACTGGACTGCCAGGATTACACTGCAACATCTGTTAGCACACAAGCTGGACCAAGAGACTCCTTTCCTAAGCACAGGGCAAAATAACTTGGCTTGGATTTTAACTGTCCCTAAAATCATCTGTCTTCACATGGCTGCAGTGGCAAATATTCACCTTAGTGACAGGGCCCCTTCCTGTCATCTGCCAGCACCAGAACAGTGGCCTGAAGGAGGAATCCATTCAGAAATACAAGGTGCATTTAATCTGAAGCAGCACATGagccaggaaaacaaattacttgGTCTGCTTTTTGCAAGAGgttatttgatttcttttgacCCGAGGGAGCCTCGGCTTGGTCTCAGTCTTCTCCAGACCAGTGTGGAAAGGCAGAGCCCTCCATGCTCCCAGATGTTAACTGTGAAATCTTGTAAACACGATATATTTTGAGATGTAATGCAGTGTACAGCAAGCTTTAGGcactggtcttttttttttaatgcattaaacATTTCCACATTCATTGCACAGGAAAACGCTCACTTTAACAATCCCCCAACAAGCAGTATCCACATTAACACCATCAAAATTAGATAactccattttattttcaaataccGTACCTGTTAACCATGTTAGTGCTTCTTGGAGGAGTTTGACCTTTTCTGTAACAGGAGAACATCTCATATAGAGATACCTATGAAAAACCAGAAGAACAAGACAAATGCTGATTTACCATCTTTTCACTGAGTTTGCTGTTGACAAAACATTAACTTGCGGTAAGTTGagttggatttatttttaacatgaGCGAGGATGGATCACGCAGCAGGAGGGTTGTACTGGTACAGACCTGCTTGCCTGGTGACTGTGCTGTTCCTTTTGTGCCTGGGGAGCgctgcctggagagcagaggCCTGCTGCTGTAATGCAATTAATTCTATCTTAATTCCATCGTATAGtgaacaaaaaataacattttgctaAATAAACTGATTTCAAGTTCAGACAAGGATGTATTTGGCAAATCAAGTTTTTGATTAATCATTAGAATTGTCATTcctcatgaaaaaaaacagaacactGAGGATCTCAAAGCCTCCTGCTGTTCAACCCTGCCTTCTCCAAAAGCAGGCTTCACAGACAGATCTGCCGTCAGCAAAGAAGCGTTCAAGAGAACACACGTGCTACAATTACCTGGCAGAAGGTCTCTGCAGATTAAGGTCTTCACTGGACTGTAACAGAAGACTTGGCTTTGAGGCAGATCCATCTTTGGACAGCCAATTCCTACCCTGTAAGAAATAAACCGCATGGCTTAGCTGTGGGTTACTCAGGAGGAGCTCTCAGTGGGTCATTTCTCTACCACAAGTACCTTCTGGGTGAGCACACAAATGGTTGCAAACTTGTTGGTTTGGCCCGAGACCTCTTTGAGGAACCCTTCCATGatcagctgctggcagagtaGTTTCCACCAGTTCTCTGGCCACTCTTTTCCACAGCCAAAGAGAGGGTGCCTCCGGTACCGGTCTGGCAAGCGCTGGGAGCACTGGAAGGTTTGAAAGAACCCGTCAGATTTGTCTGATTTTTGTGGAGATTTGTCCACTCCTTGCACAGGGAAGCTTCAAACACAATCAGTAAAGCAAAAGCCCAGTACATGAATGAGGAGCCTCCTCTGACCTATTCCACTCCTCATCTGCTTCCTGCCAAGGCCGTGGCAAGTTCATTTTCCCCTAGATACACTTGTGTGACAGTCAGCAGCTTAACTGCATTAAAAGGTTAAACAAGGAACATAATTCACCCAGTTTTATCAAGTACTACAGGTCATTCCTCGTCTCCTCAGTTTGTAAGCATTAAAAGTACTTTGTTCTTATTCTAATTGATTTCCAGTGAGTTTCTTGCTTACTATTTCAAAACAATTATAATTAAAGGTGCATGgtaattaatttacatttactCTGGTACCCTACTTCCTACTTCAGTAGTCCCAAGTCAGACAGCAGCACAAAGCTACAGTGGAAGCCATCCTTCGCTTTATTCAAACACAAGTCAGCTAATTGAGCCAAGATGTTTATCCTTAATTCTGAAAAGGCTGTTCCTTGCAAGAGAATCAAAATTAGGCATTTTCGCAAAAGGCTAAAGGACAATCATCTTGCTTGTTGTGTGGGGAGTGGAGCTGAGCAGCTTCCTGAAGTCAAGACTGCCTCTCTGCACAAACCTCCATCTCTCCAAGGAAAAGGGTACACACGCATGGACATGTATGTATATGCATGTAGTGACTGACAGATGAATCAAGAGGGACACTGTCACAGCCCCTCCCCTCAGAACAAGGAGCTGCCCCATCACTTACAGACCCTCGAAGAAGCAGAATTGGCATCCTGGTCCCAAACCTCTCATCCAGGGCACTCACTGCAGACAGCAGCTGGTGTGCTTGCTTGCCAAAGTCCTGCAATCCGCCCTCAAAGTCGCTGGGGACTGCAAGGCAGGAGCCGCTGGGAGGCACAAAGGAAGCCAAGCTTAACACAAACAAACCAAGCCCCCTCTCCCTTGCTCCAGATGTTGTCAACCCAGTGATTAATGacataattaaatgaaataaccACAAGGGATTAGTTGTGCTTAGTCTCTAACGTCAGTCCTAGTTCTATACACTTAAATACGTTTAATTGTTTGTATCAGTGTAACTTCAAGACACATGTATATTTCTATCCATGTAAATTCTCAGACAACTCCCCCGCCCTACAGTAAGTTCTCCACCACACCTGCAGTTAAGAACATTGTCTCAGCAATCTTTGGgattcaatatttaaatatttgtattggTTCGGGCATGCACAACATTTCTTTAACCACACTTTAAAactttctcctgtttctttaagaacataaataaaaaccaacccaaaaacaGGAGTAAAGAGCAACCCCATTAAAGGCTATGTAAGGTTTGTTAATGTATTTCTTACTGACTGAAAGAACCCACTGAAAAATTACTGTCACAAACCACttctaaggagaaaaaatgaaagttatCTATTTCAAGTGATTTCAGTTCTGCAATACAAATTCACTACCTGGCTCTTTATAAGCACTGCAAGGTGACTGCAAAGAGGGCAATCATgatcttttaaattctttttagaCTTAGCTGTAGTAGAGGCCAGGCAAAGCTGTCCTAATCCTTGACATACAGAAATTCAGTAGCTAAATTGGTAACACTTCTCCAGAAAGCACCACAGCCTAGCACCTTGCCTGGGATCAGAGAGCATCAGGCTGACAGCAAGAGCAAGGAATGCTTCACTATAACTGCAGGGAAAGCTTTATTCCAACTACAGAAGGAAGTGACAAAGGTGTTTCTGCTCATGCCTCCGTGACTATCAGCCTCCTGAGACCCCCTCAGCACATGTGTGAGATTATTAGCAAGGTTAAAAGAGCACATGTCAGCACAGGAGAACAACTCCCTGGACACTGGGGCAATTTAGCCTTAGACACCTGGTACCACACACCATTTGCAAGTGTTGTCTTCTGGGATTAATTACCTAAAAGGGCTTAAACTGATGAATAGGAGTGTTTTTCACTGAGTGGTGCTCTAAACCCCTTTTAAGAACTGTgatcctgctctgcttccaggcTTTCCCACAGCCTCACTTGGAGCTTATCACAGTTTGCTCGACTCACTGGAAAAAGGTTAGAGAGACGTTCAAAAATAAACCTCGGGCTGAACAGCTGCAAGATCAGATGCGTGAAAGTCAATTCTTTTAGATAATTTGCCTTGTAAGTCAGGCTGAGAGAACATCACCTCTAGGATCAGCCTTCAGGGAAGAAAGCTTACCTGGACCTGCAATTATCACAGCATTCTTCTGTGCCCATGATGCCAGAGGAAACCTTTCGGAGTTGTCTGTCTTCAAAATGAGACAGGATGATTCTACCCAAGGGAACAAAAAGAATTCAATAGAAGACCAAGAATTTACACGTGAAATTTATTGTAGAAAACGGAGTAGAAATCAGCATCATTAATTAATTCACTGGGGAACCAATTATTTAGCCTTGATTCCTCTaaagaaaaagtcttttttgaaaacaagcaaacaaggaaACGTATAAATGTGCTGAAGGATGTACTTTTGATACAGCTTATTAATATAGAATAGAATGTTCTGTGCTTGTAGAACACATTGTGAGCCTGAGCTGCCTTCTGGTTACAGCCCCCACCTGTGCCCGAGTCCCTGCAGCTCTTAGCAAAGCTGCCTGCAGTGACAAAGCACTAAATAGGCTCCAGCACTCActtcctcctgcagccattGGACACCAGGTACTTCTCCATCTTTGCCAACATCTTCAGCTTGTACAGCCGGAACGCCTCGTTGCGGATCTCGCTCAGGAGGCGTCTGAGACAGAAGCAAAAAACGCACAGCCTTAAATGTTGTCCActatgaaaatatgaaatatgccAGACAATGCCCTCCAATTTACCAGGAAGAGCTAGAAAAAATATCCTACTAAAACCACACCCAAGCTGCCTGCCTGCTTCTCCACCACGGGGCATACTCAGGAGAGCACTTCATGCATATTCTTCCAAACATTATTCCCAAAGAGGCTAGAAcaggagagagacagagagcttCTTCCAAGCCCACGGGCTACCAAATTGCAGAGAGCCATGGCAAAAGGCCCTGAGGAGGGAGACAAGGGCTGTGTCCAGAGCTGTACCTGTTAGAGGCCAGGTCTGTGGCAGCCCAGAGGACGTGGCAGGCCGCGGGAAGGCCGTCGCGCCCGGCTCTCCCCATTTCCTGGTAATAGGATTCCATCTCCTTGGGGGCGCCGTAGTGGATCACCAGCCGGATGTCGGCCTTATTGATGCCCATCCCGAAGGCCACCGTGGCCACAACGCACTGCAAAACAGCGGCCACGTGCCTTCAGGTGACCCCGAAGAACGCGCCTGGCTTAATTCACGCGCGCTGAGTGAGATCTCGAGCCTCAAaatccagcctgagctgcagcagcttcagaCCCACGGGGCTGAGTTTGGCCAGAGGATCACAACCATGAGAGGGATGATGTGCTATGGCAAATGCAGGAGTGTGTTCATGTAGCTGTTCCCAACAGGCACAAAACAAGTCATGAAAAGGAACACAAGGAGTCCCAGGAGATCACTGCTgcccaggaaagcagcagctcaccaAAGCTGTGCTCTTGTTCCAGCTACCACCATTTTCCTTGGATACCATGCATTTTTAGGGGAATTGCTACAGAAATTCCAAAGATAGGCCAGGAATCTTATTCCTGTCGGCACAGACCAGCAATTTCTTCACCCAGAACTGCAAGACAGAGTTCTGGGTGAAGAACACCCAGAACACAGGTTGATATTCCAAAATTTTCTTCCACCAAAAACTCTGTAATTCTAAATAGGACCCAAGAGACTTTGGTTTCCCACGTACCTGAATTTCATCCCTCATGAACTGGTGGTGAGTGTCTCTCCTCTCCTTGTTCCCCATGCCAGCATGGTAGGCACCACAGGCCACGTTGAGTTTATTCAGTGCACACACCACCTGCTCAGTGGCCTTTCTTGTAGGGCAGTAGATGATAGTGGGGCCTTCAAACTCAtacacagagctgctgaaaataacaacaacaacatctaaagatacagaattaaaaaaaaaaaaaaaaaacaaaaaacacctgCCTGTAAAAAAAACACATCTGAGGGATCAAAACCAGGCTTAAATCCTTACCTTCCTTTCCTAGTTAGGAACTGCTTCAAATCCCTACAGATGTCTCCACTTTGCTGTCCAACTTCCAGGTACAGGTTAGGTCTGTCAAAACTGGTACAGGTGACCTGGGGATTCCTCAGGTCCAGGCATTTCACTATGTCCTGTCTGATCGAGGGACTGGCAGTTGCAGTCAAAGCAATAATGGGGACCTGTAAAGAGATGTCAAATAACATTCATGACCTCTCACTGATCATTTTTTACACCAAAAACCTCAAGAGTCTACTCAGAGAGAACTTAAAGAGACACTTTAATGTGTTTATCATTGGATAAGTTCAGTCATTTGAAAAATATAGTTAATATTGAACTTCTTGAACATTTTAGAGCAAAGCTCTTGAGAGAGCAGACAGGAACAGAACACTTGAAATACAAAGTTTTATTCTGAATGTATCTTCCACGAGTCCACAGTAATTCACTGATGTGATTAGCTAAATTTAGGGAATATAGGATGACACTGACAATAAAAGCATGTTCAGTTCAGGTCTAAATTTCTGAGCTTATGCAGTAAGTGCCTGAGGAGTGTCTAGAAATCAGTGGCATTCTCCTACGAGCCACTCAGTCAGGTAAGACCAAATGCTCCAATATTAAACCAGAAGCTTAGGGACATCATCTTCCTCAGCACAGGGATCCAAAGCAATTTAAATTTCCTAAGTTTCTGGTAGTCCGAGTTCAGAACATTCTTGGTttaaacactgggaaaaatcTACAGAGGCCAATCACTGACAGGGATGCTCCAACTCCCGACCAGCACGGTCAGTACACCCAGAGCACAACATTAAAAGGCTGGTATTTCCAAACTACCACACAAACTCCTCTTCTTGTACCAGAAACCCAATACAGGCAAACCTCACCGATGGCAGAGCCTGCTTCAACAAGCCTAAATTTCTGAAGGAGCTCCTGAAGTCGTGGCCCCACTCGGAGATGCAGTGAGCTTCATCCACAGCTATGAGGGTGATACCTGGGGGACAAATCACAGCACAGCAAGCTCCAGCTTTCCTGAGAGGAGGAAACCAGCAGCGCTCTGGTTTTTGTTCCTGGAATGCTTTCTGCTGCACCACCTTCAAGGCCTCTTTCATAAAAAAGGCCCAGGAGCTTTTACAGTGTTCCCCCACCACAATCCAAGCTCCAGACATCCAACATCCCTCACACGAATCAAAATCTCAAGCTAGCTCCAACAGAACCTTTCCCACTC contains:
- the WRN gene encoding bifunctional 3'-5' exonuclease/ATP-dependent helicase WRN isoform X5 encodes the protein MNKSDQKLLSVSKDATSEGVKERLASLAEEITDLASHIPDSSGQLENFQRAAEILAEISENISALKTTLLGSGSPSGLERSCGANRTHFVAESANVKAQKAECAEQPEGDLNICSDATLAALWEEEMSGEEALRGNTALENGAPAARFTDRDDRDDFMSLDITEQELQVLERQAAKELVSEAAPEEACSTDNEQNVSSVIESDEELEMEMLKSLKDVDGCEGVLHEGESSKARKTPDTEVDVAPDGDEDEGIEEEEEEYLDPLLPEPRESHIMCLKTYFGHSSFKPVQWKVINSLLEDRRDNLVVMATGYGKSLCYQFPPVYTGHTGVVICPLISLMEDQVLQLTMTGIPACFLGSAQSKQVKDSIRGGQYRVIYMTPEFCSGNLELLQDLNQTVGITLIAVDEAHCISEWGHDFRSSFRNLGLLKQALPSVPIIALTATASPSIRQDIVKCLDLRNPQVTCTSFDRPNLYLEVGQQSGDICRDLKQFLTRKGSSSVYEFEGPTIIYCPTRKATEQVVCALNKLNVACGAYHAGMGNKERRDTHHQFMRDEIQCVVATVAFGMGINKADIRLVIHYGAPKEMESYYQEMGRAGRDGLPAACHVLWAATDLASNRRLLSEIRNEAFRLYKLKMLAKMEKYLVSNGCRRKIILSHFEDRQLRKVSSGIMGTEECCDNCRSSGSCLAVPSDFEGGLQDFGKQAHQLLSAVSALDERFGTRMPILLLRGSCSQRLPDRYRRHPLFGCGKEWPENWWKLLCQQLIMEGFLKEVSGQTNKFATICVLTQKGRNWLSKDGSASKPSLLLQSSEDLNLQRPSASSRPLLSRQRSPGTKGTAQSPGKQVSLYEMFSCYRKGQTPPRSTNMVNSVSGRSPLKSPFKSQGPGVSSPEKELETALYGKLLTARQKVANEKEIPPAVLATNKILVEMARIRPTSIENLKKIDGVSEAKSTMLVPLLAEIKDFCQANGLQTDTFPTSESKAQKEASPWKCARALSPSEEVTYILFQEKNYSLGAISESRSLPLAVVGTHLCQAVAAGRTVSLERAGLTPAVQRVIRDVIRSPPILSDTTKIQEIRKLTPANIELYLIKMMIALLEKENRNKSQDGLGIKRRLVWPEGQQGKTGADQASREGALWNKKQAAGSVDGSQAGSRGPAGPSEPITPASSKQPALDPEEEEELFADSQPKNSHPPAKRRMPEWFGTSAATAGALTQTKKCKTETRKGIFS